Proteins from one Coregonus clupeaformis isolate EN_2021a chromosome 29, ASM2061545v1, whole genome shotgun sequence genomic window:
- the LOC121544855 gene encoding lateral signaling target protein 2 homolog isoform X3, whose product MDECIPGDRANRDFCVKFPEEIRHDNLAGQLWFGAECLAAGSIIMNRELESMAMRPLAKDLTRSLEEVRNITRDQALRDLNFYTDRMRDALRHFDSLFAEFELSYVSAMVPVKSSKEYYVQQEVIVLFCETVERALKLGYLSQDMIDDYEPALMFTIPRLAIVCGLVVYCEGPLNLDRKPEDMSELLRPFRTLLKKIRDLLQTLSEEELLTLERSLCISQDGEFPLVPERPPTPAPTITPDPPSSSSPTSDTPEGGSEKEQQQEVLSLCISHIQEEDREWEEVKRAKEQGSLCEEVEEADLACSMQYDEEEIEQLNMMVYRVGDEMSTLLSPPSQGQSPAHRPNRGGSSGGSSTEASPLRVLVGRGRTGLYQEEEDRVFFMEDLDAGGDIVTSSRLTSPSKAPQPCRPGPLTDSTRNGWPTDAQSDPSQQPQNLPPQCPSTKRPGLEPLPYTNGWEVGLEGGETAEVIAHRMGGMKLSATVIFNPGSPSLTELAVDKLLLPHPPSSSETEPCGPLVATHCLLNSCVCCGSCEEGHDDALTMDTTGLGMGLGLDKHCKPPPPHSPVIQSSACRLASSGHNLHGKGDSPPQLMPPSSRCSSELPPGEEEGDQRCDKCQVVVAPGHQQGLGQDSSPNGVRGAPEPCVHQWRTVRRPQASRGRDRDRTGTREADGESKEESKNNTSFFQDSPLSSVSSSDCESVSVTTCSLSSSAYTASPVSSLTMSSGTSEDLDHHEIQLALQAAKMATRNKIRSRFHSSSDLIHRLFVCISGVADQLQTNYAADLRSILKTLFEVMATSEQGDNDKQKAGPGLRSAVLEDCALCQETISSSELAAKAREGQFEDPPDWVPDEECDSCIACKAPFTVIRRKHHCRSCGKIFCSRCSSHSAPLPRYGQVKPVRVCTHCYMFHVTPFYSDKTGI is encoded by the exons ATGGATGAATGTATCCCTGGTGACAGAGCCAACAGAGACTTCTGTGTCAAGTTCCCAGAGGAGATTCGCCATGACAACCTGGCAGGACAGCTGTGGTTTGGGGCtgag tgtctggCTGCAGGCTCCATCATCATGAACAGGGAGCTAGAGAGCATGGCCATGAGGCCTCTAGCCAAGGACCTGACCCGTAGTCTGGAGGAGGTCCGCAACATCACGCGAGACCAGGCCCTCAGAGACCTCAACTTCTACACCGACCGCATGAGGGACGCGCTGCGCCACTTCGACAGCCTCTTCGCTGAGTTTGAGCTCAG CTATGTGTCAGCCATGGTGCCTGTGAAGTCTTCCAAAGAATACTATGTTCAGCAGGAGGTGATTGTGCTCTTCTGTGAGACTGTGGAGAG GGCACTCAAGCTGGGCTATCTCAGCCAAGACATGATCGATGACTATGAACCCGCTCTGATGTTTACCATCCCCAGACTAGCCATTGTGTG TGGTCTGGTGGTGTACTGTGAAGGTCCGCTTAACCTGGATAGGAAACCAGAGGACATGTCTGAGCTCCTCCGGCCTTTTCGCACTTTACTGAAGAAGATCAG GGACCTGCTGCAGACCCTGTCAGAGGAGGAGTTGTTGACGCTGGAGCGTAGCCTTTGTATCTCTCAGGACGGGGAGTTCCCTTTGGTCCCTGAGCGCCCCCCCACCCCAGCCCCCACCATCACCCCAGACCCCCCCTCATCCAGCAGCCCCACCAGCGACACCCCCGAGGGGGGGAGCGAGAAGGAGCAGCAGCAGGAGGTGCTGTCTCTGTGCATTTCCCACATCCAGGAGGAGGACCGGGAGTGGGAGGAGGTGAAGCGGGCGAAGGAGCAGGGTTCTCTgtgtgaggaggtggaggaggcagaCCTGGCATGCTCAATGCAATATGATGAGGAAGAGATCGAACAGCTCAACATGATGGTGTACCGTGTGGGGGACGAGATGTCCACGCTGCTGTCCCCTCCCAGCCAGGGCCAGTCCCCGGCCCACCGCCCCAACAGAGGGGGCTCCAGCGGGGGCTCCAGCACCGAAGCCTCCCCCCTCCGGGTCCTGGTGGGCCGGGGAAGAACAGGTCTCTAccaagaggaggaggacagagtcTTCTTCATGGAGGACCTGGACGCAGGAGGGGACATTGTGACCAGCAGCCGTCTGACCTCGCCTTCCAAAGCCCCTCAGCCCTGCAGGCCTGGCCCCCTGACAGACTCAACCAGGAATGGCTGGCCCACTGACGCTCAGTCAGATCCGTCCCAGCAGCCCCAAAACCTGCCCCCACAGTGCCCCAGCACCAAGCGACCCGGCCTGGAGCCCCTGCCCTACACTAATGGCTGGGAGGTGGGCCTGGAGGGGGGCGAGACTGCTGAAGTCATCGCACACCGTATGGGAGGGATGAAGCTCTCGGCCACAGTCATCTTCAACCCCGGCTCCCCCAGCCTGACTGAGCTGGCTGTGGACAAGCTGCTCCTgccccaccccccctcctcctcagaGACAGAGCCCTGTGGCCCCCTGGTGGCCACCCACTGCCTGCTCAACTCCTGTGTCTGCTGCGGCAGCTGTGAAGAGGGCCATGATGACGCCCTCACCATGGACACCACAGGGCTGGGGATGGGCCTGGGGTTGGACAAACACTGCAAGCCCCCTCCGCCACACAGCCCTGTCATCCAGTCCTCTGCCTGTCGCCTGGCCTCCTCAGGACACAACCTACATGGGAAGGGGGACTCTCCCCCCCAGCTGATGCCCCCCTCCTCCCGCTGCTCCTCAGAGCTTCCTccaggggaggaggaaggggaccAGCGCTGTGACAAGTGCCAGGTGGTGGTGGCCCCAGGACATCAGCAGGGCCTGGGCCAGGACAGCAGCCCCAATGGAGTAAGGGGAGCCCCAGAGCCCTGTGTCCACCAGTGGAGGACAGTGAGGAGGCCTCAGGCCAGcaggggaagggacagggacaggacggGGACCAGAGAGGCAGACGGGGAGTCCAAGGAAGAGAGCAAGAACAACACTAG TTTTTTTCAGGACTCTCCTCTCAGCTCAGTCTCCAGTAGTGACTGTGAGAGTGTGTCTGTCACCACATGTAGTCTGTCCAGCAGTGCTTATACAGCCAG CCCTGTCAGCAGTCTGACCATGAGCTCAGGGACGTCAGAGGATCTGGACCACCATGAGATCCAGCTGGCCCTGCAGGCTGCTAAGATGGCCACCAGGAACAAGATCCGCTCGCGCTTCCACAGCAGCAGTGACCTCATCCACCGCCTCTTCGTCTGCATAtcgg GTGTTGCTGACCAACTGCAGACAAACTACGCGGCTGACCTTCGAAGCATCCTGAAGACACTGTTTGAAGTCATGGCTACCTCTGAGCAGGGGGACAATGACAAGCAGAAAG CAGGTCCTGGGCTGCGCAGCGCCGTGCTGGAGGACTGTGCTCTCTGTCAGGAGACCATCTCTTCCTCGGAGCTGGCAGCCAAGGCCCGGGAGGGACAGTTCGAAG ATCCCCCAGATTGGGTTCCTGATGAGGAATGCGACTCCTGCATCGCCTGTAAGGCCCCCTTCACCGTCATCCGCAGGAAGCACCACTGTAGGAGCTGTGGCAAG ATCTTCTGCTCTcgctgctcctcccactcagccccgtTACCGCGGTACGGCCAGGTGAAGCCTGTCAGGGTGTGTACGCACTGCTACATGTTCCACGTCACACCGTTCTACAGCGACAAGACTGGCATCTGA
- the LOC121544855 gene encoding lateral signaling target protein 2 homolog isoform X2, which produces MNRFRKWLYKPKRTDPQLLAQFYYADEELNQVATELDSLDGRKDPQRCTLLVNQFRSCQDNVLNIINQIMDECIPGDRANRDFCVKFPEEIRHDNLAGQLWFGAECLAAGSIIMNRELESMAMRPLAKDLTRSLEEVRNITRDQALRDLNFYTDRMRDALRHFDSLFAEFELSYVSAMVPVKSSKEYYVQQEVIVLFCETVERALKLGYLSQDMIDDYEPALMFTIPRLAIVCGLVVYCEGPLNLDRKPEDMSELLRPFRTLLKKIRDLLQTLSEEELLTLERSLCISQDGEFPLVPERPPTPAPTITPDPPSSSSPTSDTPEGGSEKEQQQEVLSLCISHIQEEDREWEEVKRAKEQGSLCEEVEEADLACSMQYDEEEIEQLNMMVYRVGDEMSTLLSPPSQGQSPAHRPNRGGSSGGSSTEASPLRVLVGRGRTGLYQEEEDRVFFMEDLDAGGDIVTSSRLTSPSKAPQPCRPGPLTDSTRNGWPTDAQSDPSQQPQNLPPQCPSTKRPGLEPLPYTNGWEVGLEGGETAEVIAHRMGGMKLSATVIFNPGSPSLTELAVDKLLLPHPPSSSETEPCGPLVATHCLLNSCVCCGSCEEGHDDALTMDTTGLGMGLGLDKHCKPPPPHSPVIQSSACRLASSGHNLHGKGDSPPQLMPPSSRCSSELPPGEEEGDQRCDKCQVVVAPGHQQGLGQDSSPNGVRGAPEPCVHQWRTVRRPQASRGRDRDRTGTREADGESKEESKNNTSPVSSLTMSSGTSEDLDHHEIQLALQAAKMATRNKIRSRFHSSSDLIHRLFVCISGVADQLQTNYAADLRSILKTLFEVMATSEQGDNDKQKAGPGLRSAVLEDCALCQETISSSELAAKAREGQFEDPPDWVPDEECDSCIACKAPFTVIRRKHHCRSCGKIFCSRCSSHSAPLPRYGQVKPVRVCTHCYMFHVTPFYSDKTGI; this is translated from the exons AGGACGGACCCTCAGCTCCTGGCCCAGTTCTACTATGCTGATGAGGAGCTCAACCAAGTGGCCACAGAACTGGAcagcctggatggcaggaaggacCCTCAGAGGTGTACCCTGCTGGTCAACCAGTTCAGATCCTGTCAG GACAATGTGTTGAACATTATCAACCAGATCATGGATGAATGTATCCCTGGTGACAGAGCCAACAGAGACTTCTGTGTCAAGTTCCCAGAGGAGATTCGCCATGACAACCTGGCAGGACAGCTGTGGTTTGGGGCtgag tgtctggCTGCAGGCTCCATCATCATGAACAGGGAGCTAGAGAGCATGGCCATGAGGCCTCTAGCCAAGGACCTGACCCGTAGTCTGGAGGAGGTCCGCAACATCACGCGAGACCAGGCCCTCAGAGACCTCAACTTCTACACCGACCGCATGAGGGACGCGCTGCGCCACTTCGACAGCCTCTTCGCTGAGTTTGAGCTCAG CTATGTGTCAGCCATGGTGCCTGTGAAGTCTTCCAAAGAATACTATGTTCAGCAGGAGGTGATTGTGCTCTTCTGTGAGACTGTGGAGAG GGCACTCAAGCTGGGCTATCTCAGCCAAGACATGATCGATGACTATGAACCCGCTCTGATGTTTACCATCCCCAGACTAGCCATTGTGTG TGGTCTGGTGGTGTACTGTGAAGGTCCGCTTAACCTGGATAGGAAACCAGAGGACATGTCTGAGCTCCTCCGGCCTTTTCGCACTTTACTGAAGAAGATCAG GGACCTGCTGCAGACCCTGTCAGAGGAGGAGTTGTTGACGCTGGAGCGTAGCCTTTGTATCTCTCAGGACGGGGAGTTCCCTTTGGTCCCTGAGCGCCCCCCCACCCCAGCCCCCACCATCACCCCAGACCCCCCCTCATCCAGCAGCCCCACCAGCGACACCCCCGAGGGGGGGAGCGAGAAGGAGCAGCAGCAGGAGGTGCTGTCTCTGTGCATTTCCCACATCCAGGAGGAGGACCGGGAGTGGGAGGAGGTGAAGCGGGCGAAGGAGCAGGGTTCTCTgtgtgaggaggtggaggaggcagaCCTGGCATGCTCAATGCAATATGATGAGGAAGAGATCGAACAGCTCAACATGATGGTGTACCGTGTGGGGGACGAGATGTCCACGCTGCTGTCCCCTCCCAGCCAGGGCCAGTCCCCGGCCCACCGCCCCAACAGAGGGGGCTCCAGCGGGGGCTCCAGCACCGAAGCCTCCCCCCTCCGGGTCCTGGTGGGCCGGGGAAGAACAGGTCTCTAccaagaggaggaggacagagtcTTCTTCATGGAGGACCTGGACGCAGGAGGGGACATTGTGACCAGCAGCCGTCTGACCTCGCCTTCCAAAGCCCCTCAGCCCTGCAGGCCTGGCCCCCTGACAGACTCAACCAGGAATGGCTGGCCCACTGACGCTCAGTCAGATCCGTCCCAGCAGCCCCAAAACCTGCCCCCACAGTGCCCCAGCACCAAGCGACCCGGCCTGGAGCCCCTGCCCTACACTAATGGCTGGGAGGTGGGCCTGGAGGGGGGCGAGACTGCTGAAGTCATCGCACACCGTATGGGAGGGATGAAGCTCTCGGCCACAGTCATCTTCAACCCCGGCTCCCCCAGCCTGACTGAGCTGGCTGTGGACAAGCTGCTCCTgccccaccccccctcctcctcagaGACAGAGCCCTGTGGCCCCCTGGTGGCCACCCACTGCCTGCTCAACTCCTGTGTCTGCTGCGGCAGCTGTGAAGAGGGCCATGATGACGCCCTCACCATGGACACCACAGGGCTGGGGATGGGCCTGGGGTTGGACAAACACTGCAAGCCCCCTCCGCCACACAGCCCTGTCATCCAGTCCTCTGCCTGTCGCCTGGCCTCCTCAGGACACAACCTACATGGGAAGGGGGACTCTCCCCCCCAGCTGATGCCCCCCTCCTCCCGCTGCTCCTCAGAGCTTCCTccaggggaggaggaaggggaccAGCGCTGTGACAAGTGCCAGGTGGTGGTGGCCCCAGGACATCAGCAGGGCCTGGGCCAGGACAGCAGCCCCAATGGAGTAAGGGGAGCCCCAGAGCCCTGTGTCCACCAGTGGAGGACAGTGAGGAGGCCTCAGGCCAGcaggggaagggacagggacaggacggGGACCAGAGAGGCAGACGGGGAGTCCAAGGAAGAGAGCAAGAACAACACTAG CCCTGTCAGCAGTCTGACCATGAGCTCAGGGACGTCAGAGGATCTGGACCACCATGAGATCCAGCTGGCCCTGCAGGCTGCTAAGATGGCCACCAGGAACAAGATCCGCTCGCGCTTCCACAGCAGCAGTGACCTCATCCACCGCCTCTTCGTCTGCATAtcgg GTGTTGCTGACCAACTGCAGACAAACTACGCGGCTGACCTTCGAAGCATCCTGAAGACACTGTTTGAAGTCATGGCTACCTCTGAGCAGGGGGACAATGACAAGCAGAAAG CAGGTCCTGGGCTGCGCAGCGCCGTGCTGGAGGACTGTGCTCTCTGTCAGGAGACCATCTCTTCCTCGGAGCTGGCAGCCAAGGCCCGGGAGGGACAGTTCGAAG ATCCCCCAGATTGGGTTCCTGATGAGGAATGCGACTCCTGCATCGCCTGTAAGGCCCCCTTCACCGTCATCCGCAGGAAGCACCACTGTAGGAGCTGTGGCAAG ATCTTCTGCTCTcgctgctcctcccactcagccccgtTACCGCGGTACGGCCAGGTGAAGCCTGTCAGGGTGTGTACGCACTGCTACATGTTCCACGTCACACCGTTCTACAGCGACAAGACTGGCATCTGA
- the LOC121544855 gene encoding lateral signaling target protein 2 homolog isoform X1: MNRFRKWLYKPKRTDPQLLAQFYYADEELNQVATELDSLDGRKDPQRCTLLVNQFRSCQDNVLNIINQIMDECIPGDRANRDFCVKFPEEIRHDNLAGQLWFGAECLAAGSIIMNRELESMAMRPLAKDLTRSLEEVRNITRDQALRDLNFYTDRMRDALRHFDSLFAEFELSYVSAMVPVKSSKEYYVQQEVIVLFCETVERALKLGYLSQDMIDDYEPALMFTIPRLAIVCGLVVYCEGPLNLDRKPEDMSELLRPFRTLLKKIRDLLQTLSEEELLTLERSLCISQDGEFPLVPERPPTPAPTITPDPPSSSSPTSDTPEGGSEKEQQQEVLSLCISHIQEEDREWEEVKRAKEQGSLCEEVEEADLACSMQYDEEEIEQLNMMVYRVGDEMSTLLSPPSQGQSPAHRPNRGGSSGGSSTEASPLRVLVGRGRTGLYQEEEDRVFFMEDLDAGGDIVTSSRLTSPSKAPQPCRPGPLTDSTRNGWPTDAQSDPSQQPQNLPPQCPSTKRPGLEPLPYTNGWEVGLEGGETAEVIAHRMGGMKLSATVIFNPGSPSLTELAVDKLLLPHPPSSSETEPCGPLVATHCLLNSCVCCGSCEEGHDDALTMDTTGLGMGLGLDKHCKPPPPHSPVIQSSACRLASSGHNLHGKGDSPPQLMPPSSRCSSELPPGEEEGDQRCDKCQVVVAPGHQQGLGQDSSPNGVRGAPEPCVHQWRTVRRPQASRGRDRDRTGTREADGESKEESKNNTSFFQDSPLSSVSSSDCESVSVTTCSLSSSAYTASPVSSLTMSSGTSEDLDHHEIQLALQAAKMATRNKIRSRFHSSSDLIHRLFVCISGVADQLQTNYAADLRSILKTLFEVMATSEQGDNDKQKAGPGLRSAVLEDCALCQETISSSELAAKAREGQFEDPPDWVPDEECDSCIACKAPFTVIRRKHHCRSCGKIFCSRCSSHSAPLPRYGQVKPVRVCTHCYMFHVTPFYSDKTGI; the protein is encoded by the exons AGGACGGACCCTCAGCTCCTGGCCCAGTTCTACTATGCTGATGAGGAGCTCAACCAAGTGGCCACAGAACTGGAcagcctggatggcaggaaggacCCTCAGAGGTGTACCCTGCTGGTCAACCAGTTCAGATCCTGTCAG GACAATGTGTTGAACATTATCAACCAGATCATGGATGAATGTATCCCTGGTGACAGAGCCAACAGAGACTTCTGTGTCAAGTTCCCAGAGGAGATTCGCCATGACAACCTGGCAGGACAGCTGTGGTTTGGGGCtgag tgtctggCTGCAGGCTCCATCATCATGAACAGGGAGCTAGAGAGCATGGCCATGAGGCCTCTAGCCAAGGACCTGACCCGTAGTCTGGAGGAGGTCCGCAACATCACGCGAGACCAGGCCCTCAGAGACCTCAACTTCTACACCGACCGCATGAGGGACGCGCTGCGCCACTTCGACAGCCTCTTCGCTGAGTTTGAGCTCAG CTATGTGTCAGCCATGGTGCCTGTGAAGTCTTCCAAAGAATACTATGTTCAGCAGGAGGTGATTGTGCTCTTCTGTGAGACTGTGGAGAG GGCACTCAAGCTGGGCTATCTCAGCCAAGACATGATCGATGACTATGAACCCGCTCTGATGTTTACCATCCCCAGACTAGCCATTGTGTG TGGTCTGGTGGTGTACTGTGAAGGTCCGCTTAACCTGGATAGGAAACCAGAGGACATGTCTGAGCTCCTCCGGCCTTTTCGCACTTTACTGAAGAAGATCAG GGACCTGCTGCAGACCCTGTCAGAGGAGGAGTTGTTGACGCTGGAGCGTAGCCTTTGTATCTCTCAGGACGGGGAGTTCCCTTTGGTCCCTGAGCGCCCCCCCACCCCAGCCCCCACCATCACCCCAGACCCCCCCTCATCCAGCAGCCCCACCAGCGACACCCCCGAGGGGGGGAGCGAGAAGGAGCAGCAGCAGGAGGTGCTGTCTCTGTGCATTTCCCACATCCAGGAGGAGGACCGGGAGTGGGAGGAGGTGAAGCGGGCGAAGGAGCAGGGTTCTCTgtgtgaggaggtggaggaggcagaCCTGGCATGCTCAATGCAATATGATGAGGAAGAGATCGAACAGCTCAACATGATGGTGTACCGTGTGGGGGACGAGATGTCCACGCTGCTGTCCCCTCCCAGCCAGGGCCAGTCCCCGGCCCACCGCCCCAACAGAGGGGGCTCCAGCGGGGGCTCCAGCACCGAAGCCTCCCCCCTCCGGGTCCTGGTGGGCCGGGGAAGAACAGGTCTCTAccaagaggaggaggacagagtcTTCTTCATGGAGGACCTGGACGCAGGAGGGGACATTGTGACCAGCAGCCGTCTGACCTCGCCTTCCAAAGCCCCTCAGCCCTGCAGGCCTGGCCCCCTGACAGACTCAACCAGGAATGGCTGGCCCACTGACGCTCAGTCAGATCCGTCCCAGCAGCCCCAAAACCTGCCCCCACAGTGCCCCAGCACCAAGCGACCCGGCCTGGAGCCCCTGCCCTACACTAATGGCTGGGAGGTGGGCCTGGAGGGGGGCGAGACTGCTGAAGTCATCGCACACCGTATGGGAGGGATGAAGCTCTCGGCCACAGTCATCTTCAACCCCGGCTCCCCCAGCCTGACTGAGCTGGCTGTGGACAAGCTGCTCCTgccccaccccccctcctcctcagaGACAGAGCCCTGTGGCCCCCTGGTGGCCACCCACTGCCTGCTCAACTCCTGTGTCTGCTGCGGCAGCTGTGAAGAGGGCCATGATGACGCCCTCACCATGGACACCACAGGGCTGGGGATGGGCCTGGGGTTGGACAAACACTGCAAGCCCCCTCCGCCACACAGCCCTGTCATCCAGTCCTCTGCCTGTCGCCTGGCCTCCTCAGGACACAACCTACATGGGAAGGGGGACTCTCCCCCCCAGCTGATGCCCCCCTCCTCCCGCTGCTCCTCAGAGCTTCCTccaggggaggaggaaggggaccAGCGCTGTGACAAGTGCCAGGTGGTGGTGGCCCCAGGACATCAGCAGGGCCTGGGCCAGGACAGCAGCCCCAATGGAGTAAGGGGAGCCCCAGAGCCCTGTGTCCACCAGTGGAGGACAGTGAGGAGGCCTCAGGCCAGcaggggaagggacagggacaggacggGGACCAGAGAGGCAGACGGGGAGTCCAAGGAAGAGAGCAAGAACAACACTAG TTTTTTTCAGGACTCTCCTCTCAGCTCAGTCTCCAGTAGTGACTGTGAGAGTGTGTCTGTCACCACATGTAGTCTGTCCAGCAGTGCTTATACAGCCAG CCCTGTCAGCAGTCTGACCATGAGCTCAGGGACGTCAGAGGATCTGGACCACCATGAGATCCAGCTGGCCCTGCAGGCTGCTAAGATGGCCACCAGGAACAAGATCCGCTCGCGCTTCCACAGCAGCAGTGACCTCATCCACCGCCTCTTCGTCTGCATAtcgg GTGTTGCTGACCAACTGCAGACAAACTACGCGGCTGACCTTCGAAGCATCCTGAAGACACTGTTTGAAGTCATGGCTACCTCTGAGCAGGGGGACAATGACAAGCAGAAAG CAGGTCCTGGGCTGCGCAGCGCCGTGCTGGAGGACTGTGCTCTCTGTCAGGAGACCATCTCTTCCTCGGAGCTGGCAGCCAAGGCCCGGGAGGGACAGTTCGAAG ATCCCCCAGATTGGGTTCCTGATGAGGAATGCGACTCCTGCATCGCCTGTAAGGCCCCCTTCACCGTCATCCGCAGGAAGCACCACTGTAGGAGCTGTGGCAAG ATCTTCTGCTCTcgctgctcctcccactcagccccgtTACCGCGGTACGGCCAGGTGAAGCCTGTCAGGGTGTGTACGCACTGCTACATGTTCCACGTCACACCGTTCTACAGCGACAAGACTGGCATCTGA